A section of the Epinephelus moara isolate mb chromosome 3, YSFRI_EMoa_1.0, whole genome shotgun sequence genome encodes:
- the taf1 gene encoding transcription initiation factor TFIID subunit 1 isoform X3 — MSDSDSDEDQDRPFSITGFLFGNINEDGQLEDDSVLDNESKKHLAGLGNLGLGSLITEITANDEDDQEDSRDSGSVDAEGWVKSTEDAVDYSDISEVAEDETKKYRQAMGSLQPSRKTDDEDDYDADCEDIDSKLMPPPPPPSLPTAAKKEEPSSQSTNAGEEGDGIILPSIIAPSSTADKVDFSSSSDSESETDRPCQGLGSGGPPDRLTLPLAGIMQKDAAKALPGVTELFPEFRPGRVLRFLRLFGPGKNMPSVWRSARRKKKRKHRDPQPGTPPPEGEPTEQSLEKKSGWLYEYAAPPPPEQCLSDDEITMMAPVESKFSQTCGDGDKEAESRPKVAEWRYGPAQLWYDMLGVSEDGSNFTYGFKLKDEHTSEPQPQDMPKEITETAHEFERLDGDDNDDNEDEDKDRSALENEVFLMVTQLKWEDDIIWNGEDVKHKGTKTQRASLAGWLPSSMTRNANAYNAQQGLTRSNSQLVPPTPPPMPKASSISGSKREKNSHDNQASHEEDSPWFSIFPIDNEELVYGRWEDNIIWDDQEMDHLLMPPVLTLDPNDENIILEIPNEKEEMTSHSPSKENKKETAIKKSRILLGKTGVIKDEPQQNMSQPEVKDPWNLSNDEFYYPKQQGLRGTFGGNIIQHSIPALELRQPFFPTHMGPMKLRQFHRPTLKKYSFGALAQPGPHPAQPLLKHIKKKAKMREQERQASGGGDMFFMRTPQDLTGKDGDLILAEYSEEYPPLIMQVGLATKIKNYYKRKPGKDPGAPDCKYGETVYCHTSPFLGSLHPGQLLQAFENNLFRAPIYLHKMPETDFLVLRTRHGLYIREIVDIFVVGQQCPLFEVPGPNSKRANTHIRDFLQVFIYRLFWKSKDRPRRIRMEDIKKAFPSHSESSIRKRLKLCADFKRTGMDSNWWVLKPDFRLPTEEEIRAMVSPEQCCAYYSMLVAEQRLKDAGYGEKSFFAPEEENEEDFQMKIDDEVRTAPWNTTRAFISAMKGKCLLEVTGVADPTGCGEGFSYVKVPNKPTQQKDDKEPQPAKKTVTGTDADLRRLSLKNAKQLLRKFGVPEEEIKKLSRWEVIDVVRTMSTEQARSGEGPMSKFARGSRFSVAEHQERYKEECQRIFDLQNKVLESTEVLSTDTDSSSAEDSDFEEMGKNIENMLQNKKTSSQLSREREEQERKELQRMLMGEESDRDHKGRKERRKGLSSSLSTSSHKDDDTSSVTSLNSSATGRRLKIYRTFRDEDGKEYVRCETVRKASVIDAYTRIRTTKDDEFIRKFALFDEQHREEMRKERRRIQEQLRRLKRNQEKDKIKGPPEKKAKKVKERPDLKLKCGACGAIGHMRTNKFCPLYYQTNAPPSNPVAMTEEQEEELEKTVIHNDNEELIKVEGTKIVLGKQLIESADEVRRKSLVLKFPKQQLPPKKKRRVGNAVHCDYLNKPHKAIHRRRTDPMVTLSSVLESIINDMRDHPNTYPFHTPVNAKVVKDYYKIITRPMDLQTLRENVRKRMYPSREEFREAVEVIVKNSATYNGAKHPITQVAQSMLDLCDTKLKEKEDRLVRLEKAINPLLDDDDQVAFSFILDNIVTQKMMVVPDSWPFHHPVNKKFVPDYYKVIVNPMDLESIRKNISKHKYQNRDAFLSDVSLIHANSIKYNGPDSPYTKTALDIVNVCKQTLAEYDEHLTQLEKDISTAKEAALDAADLECLDPMTPGPYTPQPADLFDSGASGSLPRETSSLFSEGPLVVAPEKRGGQGRHSRRPGEEESDVDIEGFEEEDDGKPKTPAPAEDADGDLEDEDDEEDILLPPRRRLHDQEDEEEEDDDGLSNRPAQASVLYQDLLMSDGEDDASEEEGDNPFSSIQLSESGSDSDREVDVRPAPPRRAQDTARMGMEQDESMMSYEGDGPDEPHMEDSNVSYGSYEETESRSQMQASSMGNGEDYGISEEEEEDEEDEARRRGPAVLSQVQLSEDEESEEFRSIGGDSDMDSDN; from the exons GTTGGGTGAAAAGCACAGAAGATGCAGTTGATTATTCGGACATCAGTGAGGTTGCTGAGGATGAGACAAAGAAGTACCGTCAGGCCATGGGGTCTTTGCAGCCCAGCAGGAAAACAG ATGATGAGGATGACTATGATGCTGACTGCGAGGATATTGATTCTAAACTTATGCCTCCTCCGCCACCACCGAGTCTACCCACCGCTGCTAAGAAAGAGGAACCCTCCTCTCAGAGCACAAATG CTGGGGAAGAGGGTGATGGCATCATCCTGCCCTCCATCATTGCGCCATCATCTACGGCTGATAAGGTTGACTTCAGCAGCTCCTCAGACTCAGAGTCAGAAACTGACCGTCCTTGCCAGGGCTTGGGGTCTGGAGGCCCCCCAGATAGGCTCACCCTCCCTCTTGCTGGTATCATGCAGAAAGATGCTGCCAAAGCCCTGCCAGGTGTCACAGAGCTTTTCCCCGAGTTCAGGCCTGGAAGG GTGCTCAGGTTCTTACGGCTGTTTGGTCCGGGAAAGAACATGCCATCAGTTTGGAGGAGTGCCCGCAGAAAGAAGAAGCGGAAGCATAGAGACCCTCAGCCTGGGACTCCTCCTCCGGAAGGAGAGCCCACAGAGCAGAGCCTGGAGAAGAAATCTGGATGGCTTTACGAGTACGCGGCCCCTCCACCCCCAGAGCAGTGTTTGTCTGATGATGAG ATAACCATGATGGCTCCAGTAGAATCTAAGTTCTCACAAACTTGTGGCGATGGGGACAAGGAGGCAGAGTCTCGACCGAAAGTAGCAGAATGGAGATATGGTCCAGCACAGCTCTGGTACGACATGCTAGGAGTCTCTGAGGATGGAAGCAACTTCACCTATGGCTTCAAGCTAAAAGACGAGCACACCAGTGAACCTCAGCCGCAGGACATGCCTAAAGAAATAACAGAGACTGCACATGAG TTTGAGAGGCTGGACGGCGACGACAATGATGATAATGAGGATGAAGATAAGGACAGATCCGCCCTCGAGAATGAAGTCTTCCTGATGGTCACTCAACTGAAATGGGAGGATGATATTATCTGGAATGGAGAGGACGTAAAACACAAGGGCACAAAGACTCAGCGAGCCAGTTTGGCAGGATGGCTGCCATCTAGCATGACCCGCAATGCAAATGCTTATAACGCACAGCAGG GTCTGACGAGAAGCAATTCCCAGTTGGTGCCACCTACACCTCCACCTATGCCCAAAGCTTCTTCAATCTCTGGCTCTAAGCGGGAAAAAAACAGCCACGATAATCAAG CCTCTCACGAAGAAGACTCTCCCTGGTTCTCGATTTTCCCCATTGACAACGAGGAGTTGGTGTATGGACGCTGGGAAGATAACATTATCTGGGATGACCAGGAGATGGATCACTTGCTCATGCCACCTGTTCTTACACTGGATCCCAATGATGAAAATATCATCCTAG AAATTCCCAATGAAAAGGAGGAGATGACTTCCCACTCCCCATCAAAAGAGAACAAGAAGGAAACGGCAATCAAGAAGAGCCGCATCCTGCTGGGGAAGACCGGCGTGATAAAAGATGAGCCACAGCAG AACATGTCCCAGCCCGAAGTGAAGGACCCCTGGAACCTCTCCAATGATGAGTTCTATTATCCTAAACAGCAGGGGCTGAGGGGAACATTCGGTGGCAACATTATTCAG CACTCCATCCCTGCACTGGAGCTCAGGCAACCTTTCTTCCCCACTCACATGGGGCCCATGAAGCTGCGCCAGTTTCATCGACCGACTCTGAAGAAGTACTCATTTGGAGCTTTGGCTCAACCAGGTCCCCATCCTGCCCAGCCTCTGCTCAAACACATCAAGAAGAAGGCCAAG ATGCGAGAGCAGGAGCGTCAGGCGTCAGGTGGAGGAGACATGTTCTTCATGCGAACTCCGCAGGACTTGACAGGCAAAGATGGAGATCTGATCCTGGCAGAGTACAGCGAAGAATACCCCCCTCTCATTATGCAAGTTGGCTTGGCCACCAAGATCAAAAACTACTACAAAAGG AAACCTGGAAAAGATCCTGGAGCACCTGACTGTAAATATGGAGAGACCGTGTACTGCCACACGTCCCCGTTCCTGGGTTCTCTTCATCCTGGACAGCTGCTCCAG GCATTTGAAAACAACCTTTTCCGTGCTCCAATCTACCTGCACAAGATGCCAGAGACCGATTTCTTGGTTCTGCGAACGCGACATGGCCTCTACATTAGAGAgattgtggacatttttgtagTTGGTCAGCAGTGCCCCTTGTTTGAGGTTCCAGGGCCCAACTCCAAACGAGCCAATACTCACATCAGAGACTTCCTACAG GTGTTCATTTACCGCTTGTTCTGGAAGAGCAAGGACCGGCCCCGCAGAATCCGCATGGAAGATATAAAGAAAGCTTTTCCCTCACACTCAGAGAGCAGCATCAGGAAACGGCTAAAACTGTGTGCTGACTTCAAACGTACAG GGATGGATTCTAACTGGTGGGTGCTGAAGCCTGACTTCAGACTGCCTACAGAGGAGGAGATCAGGGCCATGGTGTCTCCAGAGCAGTGCTGCGCTTACTATAGCATGCTGGTGGCAGAGCAGAGGCTCAAG GATGCTGGGTATGGCGAGAAATCCTTCTTTGCTCCAGAGGAGGAGAATGAAGAGGACTTTCAAATGAAGATTGATGATGAG GTGCGGACAGCTCCTTGGAACACAACAAGAGCCTTCATTTCTGCCATGAAGGGGAAATGCCTGTTGGAAGTTACAGGTGTGGCTGATCCTACTGGCTGCGGAGAGGGTTTCTCTTACGTCAAAGTGCCCAACAAGCCCACACAACAGAAG GATGACAAAGAGCCGCAGCCTGCTAAGAAGACTGTGACGGGGACAGACGCTGACCTGAGGAGACTCTCACTAAAGAATGCCAAGCAACTGCTGCGCAAGTTTGGTGTTCCAGAGGAAGAG ATCAAGAAGCTCTCACGTTGGGAGGTGATTGACGTGGTCAGAACCATGTCCACAGAACAGGCACGCTCAGGCGAGGGACCCATGAGCAAGTTTGCCAGAGGCTCTCGTTTCTCTGTTGCTGAGCACCAGGAGCGCTACAAGGAGGAGTGCCAGAGGATCTTTGACCTGCAGAACAA AGTGTTAGAGTCGACAGAGGTGCTctccacagacacagacagcagcTCAGCAGAGGACAGTGACTTTGAGGAGATGGGGAAGAACATTGAGAACATGCTCCAGAACAAGAAGACCAGCTCCCAGCTTTCCCGCGAGAgggaggagcaggagaggaaggagCTGCAGAGGATGCTGATGGGCGAGGAGAGCGATCGCGACCACAAGGGACGCAAGGAGAGGCGCAAAGGCTTGT CCAGCTCCCTATCCACCAGCTCCCATAAAGACGACGACACGTCCTCCGTCACCAGCCTAAACTCCTCAGCCACAGGACGGCGACTCAAAATCTATCGCACCTTCAGGGATGAGGACGGCAAAGAGTATGTCCGCTGCGAGACGGTGCGCAAGGCTTCCGTCATTGACGCCTACACCAGGATCAGAACCACCAAGGATGATGAATTCAT ACGAAAGTTTGCCCTCTTCGAtgagcagcacagagaggagatgaggaaggAGCGCCGGCGTATTcaagagcagctgaggaggcTGAAGAGAAACCAAGAGAAAGACAAGATCAAAGGACCTCCAGAGAAGAAGGCCAAGAAGGTCAAAGAGAGACCAGACCTCAAG TTAAAGTGCGGCGCATGTGGAGCCATCGGACACATGAGGACCAACAAGTTCTGCCCGCTGTACTATCAGACCAACGCCCCGCCTTCTAACCCAGTTGCCATGACAGAGGAGcaagaggaggagctggaaaagaCTGTCATCCACAATGACAACGAGGAACTGATAAAGGTGGAGGGCACCAAGATTGTGCTGGGCAAACAGCTCATTGAGAG TGCTGATGAGGTCCGCAGAAAGTCTTTAGTGCTCAAGTTCCCCAAGCAACAGCTCCCGCCGAAGAAGAAGAGACGCGTAGGCAACGCTGTGCACTGTGACTACCTCAAT AAACCCCACAAGGCCATTCACCGCAGACGTACTGACCCCATGGTGACCTTGTCTTCTGTGCTAGAGAGCATCATCAATGACATGCGGGATCACCCCAAT ACATATCCATTCCACACACCAGTCAATGCCAAGGTTGTGAAGGACTACTATAAGATCATCACACGGCCTATGGATCTGCAGACGCTGAGGGAGAATGTTCGTAAACGAATGTACCCATCAAGAGAGGAGTTCCGTGAAGCAGTGGAAGTCATCGTCAAAAACAGCGCAACTTACAATG GGGCAAAACATCCAATAACACAGGTAGCACAGTCCATGCTGGACCTGTGCGATACTAAACTTAAAGAG aaGGAGGACAGGCTGGTGAGGCTGGAGAAAGCCATCAACCCCTTgctggatgatgatgatcagGTGGCCTTCTCCTTCATCCTGGACAACATTGTAACCCAGAAGATGATGGTGGTTCCTGAC TCATGGCCGTTTCACCATCCTGTCAACAAAAAGTTTGTGCCTGATTATTATAAAGTGATCGTAAACCCAATGGATCTGGAGAGCATCCGCAAG AACATCTCTAAACACAAATACCAGAACCGAGATGCGTTCCTTTCAGACGTCAGTCTCATCCATGCCAACAGTATCAAGTACAATG GCCCAGACAGTCCTTACACCAAGACAGCCCTGGACATTGTCAATGTGTGCAAGCAAACCTTGGCAGAG TATGATGAGCACTTGACCCAGTTGGAGAAGGACATCTCTACTGCCAAAGAGGCGGCTCTAGATGCAGCAGACTTGGAGTGTTTGGACCCAATGACACCAGGACCATACACACCGCAG CCTGCTGATCTGTTTGACAGCGGGGCTTCAGGGAGTCTGCCCAGAGAGACCAGCAGCCTTTTCTCTGAAGGACCTCTAGTGGTTGCTCCAGAGAAGAGAGGGGGGCAG GGTCGCCACAGCAGAAGACCCGGGGAGGAAGAGTCAGatgtggacattgaaggctttgaggaggaagatgatggcaAACCTAAGACTCCTGCTCCT GCAGAGGATGCAGATGGAGATCTCGAGGacgaagatgatgaagaggacaTACTGCTGCCGCCTCGCAGACGGCTGCACGAccaggaggatgaggaggaggaggacgatgaCGGACTTTCAAACCGCCCAGCCCAAGCCAGTGTGCTGTACCAGGACCTGCTCATGTCTGACGGAGAAGATGATGCGAGCGAAGAGGAGGGCGACAACCCTTTCTCCT CCATACAGCTGTCAGAGAGTGGTAGCGACTCTGACAGAGAAGTGGATGTGCGTCCCGCCCCTCCACGGAGAGCTCAAGACACAGCTCGCATGGGCATGGAGCAAGACGAGAGCATGATGTCATATGAAGGGGACGGGCCTGATGAGCCACACATGGAAGACAGCAATGTCAG cTATGGCAGCTAcgaggagacagagagcaggagtCAGATGCAGGCCTCCAGCATGGGAAACGGAGAAGACTATGGCATCagcgaagaggaggaggaagatgaagaagatgaagCACGGAGAAGAGGCCCAGCTGTGCTCTCCCAGGTCCAGCTCAGTGAAGACGAGGAGAGTGAAGAATTCAGATCTATAGGAGGAGACAGCGACATGGACTCTGACAACTAG